Part of the Musa acuminata AAA Group cultivar baxijiao chromosome BXJ3-10, Cavendish_Baxijiao_AAA, whole genome shotgun sequence genome, TGCGATGAAGAAGCGTCCGAGCTACAGATCGAAGAGGCCGCATGAGGCCCAGCAGATCGAGCGATCATGTGGTGGGGAGCTCTTTGCGACGCGAGTCACGGTAGCATATTCCCTAGGAAAAACATGGATTTTGCTTAGGGCCGGGGGAAACCCATTCATTAATGGCACGTTTGTGTGTTAGGGACGAACGGCGACCGGCTGCTCTTAGCTATCTAGGGTTTCATCAGTCCTTGCGGGTTGATCTTTGGGAACGTGTTCCTTGGAGACGAGGGCTTGAAATTAATGCACACATGCGCAAAGGCTTTGGTAGGTGAAGCTAGTGAAGCTTCCACCACCGTTCCTTCCCTTGGTGGCAGGCACGTATCCTCCGCTGCACTCCATGTTGTTCTTCCGATTTCTCACTGCTGCTCTTCCCTACTACTAACATTAGGGTTCACCTACTAAACAAATGGCTTTCGGTGATCACCGTGaaagataacatattctaatcaGTACTTCCGCGTATACCGCCATTTTGTATGTCTTACCACCAGGAATGCAAGAACATGAACTTCTATCTCTGACACGTTTTTGCGTTTCACCATGTTATACTCTATTTATCGCTGAAATAAATCGATAGCAGCAGAAGGTATATGTGTACTCAGTGAAGGCTTGCCTATGGTCTTCTCATGATTATATAGCTTACCTTGCTATTTAAAGGACAGCATCGGCCTCGAATTAAGCTGGTACTTGGTAAACTTGCATCACCCACTCCTCTCTTAGATCTTCCATCACCCAGTCATATAATATCCATCTAAGAAGAATCATGCCTGCACGTATGTGTTGAAGGACATGTAGTTGCATCAACCAGTACTCTCTTAGGCGAAAGAAGGCGTTTTCTTGTACTACCTGCTGTACCTCCCATGTTACCCTGATCGATGAAGGTCAAAAGATATGTATATTTATTCATCTGGTGATTATTCTTCTGTTTGACATTTAGGTCACTGACATACATAATCGCACAACTTTCATGAGCTTGATCTTGGAGCCTGGTGACATGTTGTTTCTTCGTGTGTTTACTAGCTCGAACTTGTACCGAATGTAGGACCTCGTTATGCATTTAGATCCTTCTGGTAGTGATTCGGCACTCGAACAGGCGATATCGATTCTCAACATGTAAAGAGAAACTGGGTGTTCTCGCTAGAACAAGAGAACAACAAAGGCAAATATTCGATATAATCCTGAAATGTTGTAGTTTATTTCAGTTATCACTACATCGAACAAAGCGAGTGTCAGAGAGACAGAGCtataaagaaaggaagaaaaaagaaagaaatattaagtCTTCATCGACACCTAAATTCAAACTATTCCTTGTGGGTTCTACTTGCATCGAGTTCTTTATCTCGTTTCTCATGTACGTAGCATTGCTTCCTTCCTGGGCTTTGATCTCCTATGTAAATTGTTCACTGCTCAGAGCTGGATTTCCTCTCTCTTTGAGAGGATAAGATGGCATCGATAGCTTCCTTTACTTGCCCAACATCTGGATTTTTTCCCCCTTGCGCCGGCCAGAATTCATCGGTAGCCAACACCTGCACCGGCATGCAAAGAAGCAAATATCTTTATGTTAATTAGTTCATGCGATATATTGAATAAGAAGGAAAACTAACAGAGTTTGATAAGCGCATCACCTTCACTTGCAGCTGAAGAAACTTCACGTAGCTAATTGCTTTCTCAAGCATGGTTACCAAGTCGACCTACGGAAATTATTTGGAGAAACATAAGTGCTAAGACGACCATGAAAGGAACACGTATGGGAAACCAGATCGATCTGATGCGAGGCAGACCTTGGTGCCATTAGGAACAAGATCTTGTAGAATTTTGAGCCTCTCGCTGATCCGTTCCCTCCGGTTCTGTAACGAGGAAACATCTATTTTATTGCTCGATGTGATCCACGAACTATCGATCGTGTAATTGCTCGTATAGCGGtaagaaagagaacaaaaaacaTATCCGAATTACTAGTATAGATATAGCAGATGAAGGCACCTTTGCTGCAATACTCTGAGGATCCTTGGTTGGACTAGACTTGTCTTTTGTCTTTCCAGTACTCCCACACTGCTTCTTCGGACTTGGAACATCACACGCATCCTGCAACGAGATGCATAACCATGCTCGATCAAAATGTGCCGAATCGCTTTGCATATTTCAAGCAATTAGAACAAAATTTCTTCGTTTCTCCCTTTAAATTTAGTTCAAGAAACCGCGCTTGATTCATTCCATAGATTATCCTAATGTGTATCGGCATGATCAAACTCAAAAAGATCAACAACAAAAAAGATACCATGTGTCGACGCATCTGTAGGACCGTCGCTCGTCCAATGCTTTCTTGACGGCCATCGACAGCGGCTGCAGCGCCGGGGTACACCAACCCAAACCGAACCTGACCTTGCCGCTTATCTTTCACCGGAGTTCTTACGGAACCGTACCCGCTTTCTACCTCGAAAGAATCTCGCTCGTGAATTAGCCTCGAGCGATCGGCAGCAGCTCGACGCTTGACGTCAGGGGGACGCAGCTGATAGTTCTGATCCATGGCGGCCACCCAAGCATCACACTCGTCCTCATGATCAAGGCTCAGGTAACCAGCACCAGACGTATGGTCGCCTTGCTCGAAGCTAAGCACCGAAGCGTTGGAGTAGGCCCAGTGTTCGGATGCAGCGGCTTTGCAGTCGAGGAAAGAGAGAGCTTCTTGCGGTGGCGAATTCACTGCGCCAAGCACGTACGCACTGCTAGAGGAGCTGCTCGGGTCTGACATGAAAGGAAGAAGAGTGCTCGAGTAGCGCCCGAGGGAATCAGAGCTTTCTTCTTGCGAGAGCATCATCCTAGTTCGGCCAATCCTAGTGGTGCTAATCGACAGTGGGGAGAAGATAGATGGACTTCCTTGCGGAGGATTTGCTCTTGTTTGATCTTATATATGCATGGCGTAGGCTTGCAACTCATACAGGGAGATGTCTACTGCTCCTTTAAACAAAGATCCATGTGAGGGGTTCATTAAATTCTCTATATCATCAGAATTAATGGAACTTAGAAGCGCTCGCATACATTTCTGTGAGAGGTTGGTGTTAGCTGGCGTGAATGAAGGAGGAGGGCTTGGAAGTCTGGCAAACCCACGTCTAAGATTCCCACATGAGCCCCCCTTCCTCCTCACCTCCACGTCTCTGTAGCACGTGGCCATGAAACCCCAGCATCATCTTCTTATCTCAAAACAAGTATAATTCTGGACATCAAACTCGGAAGCTTTAAATGCTGCGTTCTTTTTTGTAGTAGTTTGTGGCATCAATACCGAAACAAGATATCAGCATCGACGCCTTAAGTTGGTTCCATTAACACATCCTATGATATGATCCATCCAACTCCAACTCCAACTCCAACTCAGGTCATTTCTAGAGCTTACCACCTACTCTGAGTCTTTACCTGCTGGGTCATCTCCTAGGCTGAATCATCATCTCATTGTTTATGCCTTCTCGCATTGTAACTTGGCATGGCCAACTTTTTATATGGCAAGCATGAATAGAACTCATATGTGCATCTTACGACTTGGGTTCTGTGAATGCGAGACAGAACCTTGAGATAGTGTTAGAAATGGCAACACACAACAGTGAAGAAGAAAGCTAGAAATGGTTTCCAAAGCAGCATTTGGATTCAGATGCATGACTAGCCATTCATGAAGTCAATTTTTAGTAAAAAATTTGCACTTGATTGGACAAACAAATTCATGAACAGTGCTGCTTTGTCGGATACCTTCTCGGCCACTATGCAGCCATGAACAGTGCTACAGTAGCAGAATAGCCTTTGGCAGTTGGTCTTGGTGCATTAACGATGAAAACCCACACAACATTAGCTAAACAACTACAGGCCATAAAACTTTGAAGTCTCAAAGCTTAGGGAAATGCATTTTAACTTCATAGTCGCAGAGAAATGATCTACTTTTTTGAACATCAACGTAGAGTTAAATGATCTTAAGGACTAACAATTCTGATTAAGCATCCAGTTGATCTCAATCGAAGCATGTTTTCCGCTGTTGCACCCGATCTGTGCCTTCTCGGTCCTCTCTGAAGCCGTGTTAAGAAAACTGCACCACCAGACACAAACTTATGTAAAGCTCAAGCCTTAAACTAATCTGCTGTTCACATAAACTTACGGTGTAAA contains:
- the LOC135650898 gene encoding putative transcription factor bHLH086, which gives rise to MMLSQEESSDSLGRYSSTLLPFMSDPSSSSSSAYVLGAVNSPPQEALSFLDCKAAASEHWAYSNASVLSFEQGDHTSGAGYLSLDHEDECDAWVAAMDQNYQLRPPDVKRRAAADRSRLIHERDSFEVESGYGSVRTPVKDKRQGQVRFGLVYPGAAAAVDGRQESIGRATVLQMRRHMDACDVPSPKKQCGSTGKTKDKSSPTKDPQSIAAKNRRERISERLKILQDLVPNGTKVDLVTMLEKAISYVKFLQLQVKVLATDEFWPAQGGKNPDVGQVKEAIDAILSSQRERKSSSEQ